The genomic segment CGGGATGTACTCCTTCGGCACCCGGCCACCAGTGACCTTGTTGTCGAACTCGTACGTCGGGGAGTCGGGGTCCAGCGGCAGCGGCTCCAGGTTCACGACGACCTTCGCGAACTGGCCCGAACCACCGGTCTGCTTCTTGTGCAGGTAGGTGACGTTCTCGACCTTGTTCTTGATGGTCTCGCGGTACGCGACCTGCGGCTTGCCGATGTTCGCCTCGACGTTGAACTCCCGCCGCATGCGGTCGACCAGCACGTCCAGGTGGAGCTCGCCCATGCCGCCGATGACGGTCTGGCCGCTCTCCTCGTCGGTGTGCACCCGGAAGGTCGGGTCCTCCTCGGCCAACCGCTGGATCGCGACGGTCAGCTTCTCCTGGTCGGCCTTCGACTTCGGCTCGATCGCCACGTCGATGACCGGCTCCGGGAACGTCATCGACTCCAGGATCACCGGCTTGGCCGGGTCGCAGAGCGTGTCGCCGGTGGTGGTCTGCTTGAGACCCTGCACCGCGACGATGTCGCCGGCGCGCGCCGACGGACGCTCCTCCCGCTTGTTGGAGTGCATCTGGTAGATCTTGCCGATGCGCTCCTTGCGGTTGTCCTTGGTGGAGTTCACCACCTGGGAACCGACCTCGACCGAACCCGAGTAGATCCGGACGTAGGTGAGCTTGCCGAGGTGCTTGTCCGTCTGGATCTTGAAGGCCAGCGCGGCGAACGGCTCGTTCACGTCGGAGTGGCGCTCGACCGGCGTCTCACCGTCGGTCGCGACACCCTGGATGGCGGGCACGTCCAGCGGGCTCGGCAGGTAGTCGATCACGGCGTCGAGCATGGGCTGCACGCCCTTGTTCTTGAACGCCGTGCCACACACCACCGGGTTCGCCTTGTTGCCGATCGTGGCGCGGCGGATGCCGGCCTTGATCTCGGCCTCGGACAGCTCCTCGCCCTCGAGGTACTTCTCCATCACCGAGTCGTCGACGTCGGCCAGGGTCTCCAGGAGCTTCTCCCGGTACTCCTCGGCCTTCGCCTGCAGGTCGGCGGGGATGTCCTCGACCGCGTAGTCCTCGCCCTTCTGCGTCTCGCCACGCCAGGTCAGCGCCTTCATCCGGATCAGGTCGACGACGCCGATGAAGTCGGCCTCGTTCCCGATCGGGATCTGCAGCACCAACGGGGTCGCGTTGAGCCGGTCGACCATCATGTCGACGCAGCGGAAGAAGTCCGCGCCGGTGCGGTCGAGCTTGTTGACGAAGCACATCCGCGGGACGTGGTACTTGTCCGCCTGCCGCCAGACGTTCTCGGTCTGCGGCTCGACACCGGCGACACCGTCGTAGACCGCGATCGAACCGTCGAGGACGCGCAGCGAACGCTCCACCTCGACGGTGAAGTCGACGTGGCCCGGGGTGTCGATGATCTGGATGGTGTGGTCCTTCCACTCACACTTCGTCGCAGCCGAAGTGATCGTGATGCCACGTTCCTGTTCCTGCTCCATCCAGTCCATGACGGCAGCGCCCTCGTGGACCTCACCGATCTTGTACGTGATGCCGGTGTAGAAGAGAATCCGCTCGGTCGTCGTCGTCTTGCCGGCATCGATGTGGGCCATGATGCCGATGTTGCGAAGCTGGGCCAGGGCGGCGTCAGCTTTAGCCACTGCTACCTCCGTTGCGGTTCGGCCGCCACGTGTCGCGGACCGGGCGGAGCACTACCAGCGGTAGTGCGCGAACGCGCGGTTCGACTCGGCCATCTTGTGGGTGTCCTCGCGGCGCTTGACCGCGGCACCCAGCCCGTTGCTGGCGTCGAGCAGCTCGTTCATCAGCCGCTCGGTCATGGTCTTCTCGCGCCGGGCGCGGGAGTACTGGATCAGCCAGCGCAGGCCCAGCGTGGTGGCGCGCTGCGGGCGCACCTCCACCGGCACCTGGTAGGTCGCGCCACCGACGCGGCGGCTGCGGACCTCCAGGCTGGGCTTCACGTTGTCCAGCGCACGCTTGAGCGTCACGACCGGATCGGTGCCCGACTTCTCCCGGGCGCCTTCCAGCGCGCCGTAGACAAGCCGCTCGGCCAGCTGGCGCTTGCCCGAGATGAGCAGCTTGTTGACCAGCTGGGTGACGAGCACCGAGCTGTACACCGGGTCCGGGGTCAGCGGACGACGTGGCGCGGGTCCCTTGCGCGGCATGTCAGCTCTTCTCCCTCTTCGCGCCGTAACGACTGCGCGCCTGCTTGCGGTTGCGCACGCCCTGGGTGTCGAGCGACCCGCGGATGATCTTGTACCGAACACCCGGCAGGTCCTTCACGCGGCCACCGCGCACGAGCACGATGGAGTGCTCCTGCAGGTTGTGGCCGACGCCCGGGATGTAGGCGGTCACCTCGATGCCGCTGGACAGCTTGACGCGCGCCACCTTCCGCAGTGCGGAGTTCGGCTTCTTCGGCGTGGTCGTGAACACACGCGTGCACACGCCGCGCCGCTGCGGGCTGCCGTTCAGCGCCGGCGTCTTGGTCTTGCTGGTCTTCGCCTGGCGGCCCTTGCGGACCAGCTGCTGGATCGTGGGCACCGGGTCTTTCGCTCCCTTCGGCCATCACTGGCCGGGCCAATCGTGAAAGTGATCGGAGTCTTCAGGGTCGTGCAGTCTTCAAGGTCCTACGTGTTGCCTTGTTGCGGGGTGTCGTGCCTGGTGAGCCCGTGTCGAGTCCGTGGCGCCGGGCAGGCGCCGCTGGCTCCCGACCGACGGATGCGCAGCTCGGTGGCCGATGACCGACCCCCGCGGTCGGGCGTGTCGCCCGCTCGCGAACCGACGCACTGCACAATCACTTGACACAGTCTTGTCGCACGTCGCCATGTGGCGCTCCCGTCGGTCGGGCCCGATCAGCCCCGACAGGTTGGCGAGGCAACCACGCCAACCACGGACGCACACGCGACGAGCCCAGGCAGTGCCCAGGCACGAAGACCAAGAGTACCCACCATCTGGACCAGGGTCAAAACGGGGGTGCCATCTCGGCCACGCGCCTGGGCCGACGCCCGACGTCATCTGTTGTGGCCTGTCAGCCTACCGGTAGGGCGGACGCCGCCGACGCCGCCCCGGGAACTTCGTGACCTGGCTCGCCCGGCCGGAGCCGGACACACACCGGACCCGGCTCAGCTGAACGACGCGATGATCAGAATCACCCAGATGATCACACCGATCAGGCCCAGACCGGCGCCGATCGCACCGCAGACGATCCCGGCCATCGCCATCCCGGAGCCGGTCTGCTCGGTCCGGCCGGACGTGCTGGTCAGGTTCTTCCGGGCGATGATCCCCAGCACCAGCCCGGCCCCGCCGGCCAGGATCGCCGGCACGCTGAGAATCCACGAGCACAGTCCGGTGATCGAGATCGCACAACCGGCGATGCCCGCCACCATCGCACCGATCGCCAGGCCGGAGTTCGGCGGCTTGCTCGCCGGCAACATCACACCGTACTGCGGGGTGGGTGGCGGCACCGCGTACCCACCGGGTGGCAGCCCGGGCTGCGGCGGCGCGCCGTACCCGGCCGGCTGCGGTGCACCGTAGCCCGCCGCCGGCGGTGGCGCGCCGTACCCACCGGCCGGCGGGTAGCCGGGCGGCTGAGGCTGCCCGTACTGCGGCGGGCCCGGCGGGCGGCCGTAACCCGGCGCCGAGGGCTGCCCGTACGCCGGGGCGGACGGCTGGCCGTACCCGGCCGGTGCGCTGGTCTGGGTGTCCGGCGCATAGTCACCGGGCGCCGCCGGGCCGGGCTGCGCGTACGACCCGGCGCCCGAGGTCGCCCCCGCGCCGTAGCCACCGGGCGAGGTCGCCGGCTCGTCCGCCCCCGAGTGCCGCGGCGGCGGTGCGCTGACCGGCGACTCCGGCTCCGCGGACGGCAACGTGAAGGCCGGGCCGCTGGCCGGCGCGGCGGGCGGCGGCTCGGGGCGGGCGGCCGCGGTGGTGGCGGGACGTTCGACGAGTCGACGCCGCGGTCGGCGTCGGAGGGGATCAGATAGCCGGGTTCCGGCGGCGCGGCGGGGCGGTCACCGTGCCCGGACTGGTCACTCACGGCTGTTCCTCCTTCGTCGGAACGCCCGCAGGGCTGCACGCCACCCGATTCGCTCGCTGGCGCGCGCTCACGGCCGTCCCTCCTTCGTCGGAACGCCCGCGAGGCGCAAAGGCGACACGACGCCCATGTTTCGCTCGCTGGCGCTCATTCATGCGGTTCCTTCCTGGAACCAAGCTGACGCGGCAACACTACGAAGTCAGTTCACGTCCGAGCCGTACCGGACGCCGGTGCCACCGCCCGAGCCTCCCAGATGGAAGATCGCCAGGACGATCCCGACCACGATCACCGCGACCGCCACCAGCAACGCCAGCCGAGCCAGCCGGGTGCCGATGCGCAGCGGCGCCACGCCGGTGAGGAAACCACCCGAGGCGCGCATCTCCGCCTCGGCACTGCGGGCCAGCAGCAACGCGAACCCGGCCGGCAACGCGCCGGCCACCACCGGCGAGAACAGCAGGCCGATCGCCGCCAGCCAGACCACCGCGACGGCCTTGGTCGACCTGGTCGGATCGGGGTCCTGCGGGTGCCGGCGCGGGGTGGTCGGCTCGGCGCCGACCGGCGCCGGACCACCTGCTGGAATCAACCGAATCCCCCTGTCTCGGCGGTCGGTGTGAGTCCGGCCGCACCGTAGCGCCCAACGTACCCGGCGAACCTGAGCGGCACCCAGCAGCCGGGCGCGGCGCGGGGTGTCCGCGAAACGTGGCCGAGCCGGCGCGAGACGCGTCGCCGGCCCCGTGGCTCTCGACCGGACCGCCCCACGGAGGGCGGCCGAACCGCCCCACGGAGGGCGACCGAACCGCCCCACGGAGGGCGGCCGGACCGGCACCCGCCCGCACGGCGGGCGGCAACGGGAAACGGCGCGGGCCGCCGGCACCCGAAGGTACCGACGGCCCGCGCCCTGTGTCCCGCTGGCCGGCGGCCGAAACCACCAGCCGAACCCGACGGCCGGAGCCGCCCGGGTCGCGTCAGCGGCCGAACCCGCCGAGGTCGTAGTCGTCCAGCGGCACTGCCTGCCCGCTGGCCGGCCCGAACCCGTAGTCGGTGTCGCCGTACCCGGTCATCGAGTACACCTGGGCCTTCGCCTCCTCGGTCGGCTCCACCCGGATGTTGCGGTACTTGGAGATACCGGTACCGGCCGGGATGAGCTTACCGATGATGACGTTCTCCTTGAGGCCGATGAGCGAGTCGCTGCGCGCCTCGATCGCCGCCTCGGTGAGAACCCGGGTGGTCTCCTGGAAGGAGGCCGCGGACAGCCACGACTCGGTCGCCAGCGACGCCTTCGTGATGCCCATCAGCACCGGACGCGCCGACGCCGGCCGGCCGCCCTCGGCCACCAGACGCCGCACCTCGGCGTCGAAGGTGGCCGCCTCGACCGGCGAACCGGGCAGGAACTCCGTGTCACCGGACTCGATCACGATGTACCGGCGGAGCATCTGCCGGACGATGATCTCGATGTGCTTGTCGTGGATGTGCACACCCTGCGACCGGTAGACCTGCTGGACCTCCTGCACCGTGTGCAGCTGCACGTTGCGGCGGTTGGTGATGCGCAGCAGCTCGTGCGGATCCACGGTGCCCTCGGTGAGCTTCTCGGCCACCGCGGCGTGTTCGCCGTCCTGCTTGCGCAGCCTGGTACGCCGCGGGATCTTGTCGTACACGACCTCATCGGAGCCGTCGTCCGGCACGATGATGATCTTGCGCGACTTCTCCCCCTCCTCGATCCGGACCCGGCCGGCCTTCTCCGCGATCGGAGCCTTGCCCTTCGGCACCCGGGCCTCGAAGATCTCGGTGACACGCGGCAGACCCTGGGTGATGTCGTCACCCGCGACGCCACCGGTGTGGAAGGTACGCATGGTCAGCTGCGTACCGGGCTCACCGATGGACTGGGCCGCGATGATGCCGACCGCCTCGCCGATGTCGACCAGCTGACCGGTCGGCAGCGAACGGCCGTAGCACTGCGCGCAGACCCCGAGCCGCGACTCACAGGTCAGCACCGACCGCACCCGGACCGACTTGACGCCGCCGGCGACCAGCTTGTCCACCAGCGGACCACCGACGTCGGTGTTCCGGGTGGCGATCAGGTTGCCGTCGGTGTCGTGCACGTCCTCGGCCAGCGAACGCGCGAAGACCGAGGTCTCCACGTACTCGTCCTTGACCAGCTTGCCGTCGATCTCGGTGGCGACCGTCATCGGCACGGCCCGCTCGGTACCGCAGTCGTCCTCGCGGATGATCACGTCCTGCGAGACGTCGACCAGCCGTCGGGTCAGGTAACCCGAGTCGGCGGTCCGCAGCGCGGTGTCGGCCAGACCCTTCCGGGCGCCGTGCGTGGCGATGAAGTACTCCAGCACGGAGAGACCCTCGCGGTAGCTCGACTTGATCGGCCGCGGGATGATCTCGCCCTTCGGGTTGGCCACCAGGCCACGGATGGCCGCGATCTGCCGGAGCTGCAGCATGTTGCCGCGGGCACCGGAGTTGATCATCTTCCACAGCGCGTTCGCCTGCGGAAGCGCGTCCTCCATGTCCTTGGTGACCTCGTTGGTCGCCTTGGTCCAGATCTCGATCAGCTCGCCGCGGCGCTCCTCGGCGGTCATCAGACCACGCTGGTACTGCTTGTCCACCTGCGCGGCGTCCGACTCGTACCGCTCCAGGATCGCCTTCTTGTGCGGCGGGTCGACCACGTCGGCGATGCCGATGGTCAGCCCGGACCAGGTGGCCCAGTGGTACCCGGCCTCCTTCAGCGCGTCCAGCGTCGCCGCCAGCAGCACCTTCGGAGCCCGCTCGGCCAGATCGTTGATGATCGCCGAGAGCTGACCCTTGCGGACCTCGTAGTTGACGAACGAGTAGTCCTCCGGCAGCGCCTCGTTGAACAGCACCCGGCCCAGCGTCGTGTCGAGCAGCACCCGGTCGCCCGGCTGCCAGCCCTCCGGCGCCTGCCACGGCTCGGCCCCGGCACCGTTGCTCACCGAGGTGACCCCGGTCAGCCGGATCCGGACCGGCGCCTGCAGGTCCAACTCACCCGCGTCGAACGCCATCTGCGCCTCGGCCGGCGAACCGAACACCCGGCCCTCACCCTTGCCACCCTCGTTGCGGTGGGTCAGGTGGTACAGCCCGATGATCATCTCGTGCGACGGCATCGTGACCGGCTTGCCGTCCGAGGGCTTCAGGATGTTGTTCGAGGACAGCATCAGGATGCGGGCCTCGGCCTGCGCCTCGGTCGACAGCGGCACGTGCACCGCCATCTGGTCGCCGTCGAAGTCGGCGTTGAACGCGGCACACACCAGCGGGTGCAGCTGGATCGCCTTGCCCTCGATCAGCTGCGGCTCGAACGCCTGGATGCCGAGCCGGTGCAGGGTCGGAGCACGGTTCAGCAGCACCGGGTGCTCCGAGATGACCTCTTCCAGGACATCCCACACCGCGGTGCGGCCACGCTCGACCATCCGCTTCGCCGACTTGATGTTCTGCGCGTGGTTCAGGTCGACCAGGCGCTTCATCACGAACGGCTTGAACAGCTCCAGCGCCATGTACCGCGGCAGGCCGCACTGGTGCAGCTTGAGCCGCGGGCCGACCACGATGACCGAACGGCCGGAGTAGTCGACGCGCTTGCCCAGCAGGTTCTGCCGGAACCGGCCCTGCTTGCCCTTGAGCATGTCGGACAGCGACTTCAGCGGCCGGTTACCGGGACCGGTGACCGGGCGACCGCGGCGGCCGTTGTCGAACAGCGCGTCGACGGCCTCCTGCAGCATCCGCTTCTCGTTGTTGACGATGATCTCGGGCGCACCGAGGTCGATCAGCCGCTTGAGCCGGTTGTTCCGGTTGATCACGCGGCGGTACAGGTCGTTCAGGTCGGAGGTGGCGAACCGGCCACCGTCCAGCTGCACCATCGGCCGCAGATCCGGCGGGATCACCGGAACGCAGTCGAGCACCATGCCCAGCGGCGAGTTGCGGGTGGTCTGGAACGCCGCCACGACCTTCAGCCGCTTCAGCGCCCGGATCTTCCGCTGCCCCTTGCCGGACCGGATGGTCTCGCGCAGGTTCTCGGACTCGGCGTCCAGGTTCAGGTTCTCCAGCAGCGCCTTGATCGCCTCGGCGCCCATGCCGCCCTCGAAGTACTCCCCGAAGCGGTCCCGCAGTTCGCGGTAGAGCAGCTCGTCCGGGACCAGCTGCTTGGGCTCCAGCTTGCGGAAGGTCTCCATGACCTCGTCGAGCCGGTCGATCTCCCGCTGCGCACGGTCCCGGATCTGGCGCATCTCGCGCTCGCCGGACTCCTTGACCTTGCGCCGGACGTCGCTCTTGGCGCCCTCGGCCTCCAGCTCGGCCAGATCGGTCTCGAGCTTCTTGGCGCGGGCGTCCACGTCGGCGTCGCGGCGGTTCTCCAGCTGGCGCTTCTCCGCACCGATCTCCGACTCGATGGTCGGCAGGTCACGGTGCCGGGCCTCGGCGTCCACCTGCGTCACCACGTACGCGGCGAAGTAGATGATCTTCTCGAGGTCCTTCGGCGCGATGTCCAGCAGGTAGCCCAGCCGGCTCGGCACGCCCTTGAAGTACCAGATGTGCGTCACGGACGCGGCCAGCTCGATGTGGCCCATCCGCTCCCGGCGCACCTTGGCGCGAGTCACCTCGACGCCGCAGCGTTCACAGATGATGCCCTTGAACCGGACGCGCTTGTACTTGCCGCAGTAGCACTCCCAGTCACGGGTGGGGCCGAAGATCTTCTCGCAGAAGAGCCCGTCCTTCTCCGGCTTCAGGGTGCGGTAGTTGATCGTCTCGGGCTTCTTGACCTCGCCATGCGACCACTGCCGAATATCGTCGGCGCTGGCCAGGCCGATCCGCAGCTCGTCGAAGAAGTTCACGTCGAGCACTTGTGGTCAGTCCCCTTTGGGTTGTGGCCGGACGGTGTGCACGCCGCCCGGCCGGTGGTATCGGCCGCTGTCGTCGGGATACCGGGGCGCCGGAGCGCCCCGGTACAACCACTCAGACCTCTTCGACGCTGCTCGGCTCGTGCCGGGACAGGTCGATACCGAGTTCTTCCGCGGCGCGGAACACCTCGTCGTCGCTGTCCTTCATCTCCAGGGTGCTTCCGTCGCTGGACAGCACCTCGACGTTGAGGCACAGCGACTGCAGCTCCTTGAGCAGGACCTTGAACGACTCCGGGATGCCCGGTTCGGGGATGTTCTCGCCCTTGACGATCGCCTCGTAGACCTTGACGCGGCCGACCACGTCGTCGGACTTGATCGTCAGCAGCTCCTGCAGCGCGTAGGCCGCGCCGTAGGCCTGCATGGCCCAGCACTCCATCTCGCCGAACCGCTGGCCACCGAACTGCGCCTTACCACCCAGCGGCTGCTGGGTGATCATCGAGTACGGGCCGGTGGAGCGGGCGTGGATCTTGTCGTCCACCAGGTGGTTCAGCTTGATGATGTACATGTAGCCGACCGCGATCGGCGACGGGAACGGCTCGCCGGAACGACCGTCGAACAGCTTCGCCTTGCCGGTTCGCCCGATCAGCTGGGTGCCGTCCCGGTTCGGGAGCGACGCCTCCAGCATGCCGGCGATCTCCTCCTCGTGCGCGCCGTCGAACACCGGCGTGGCCAGGTTCGTGTCCGGCTCGGACGAGTCGGCGCCGATCGAGGCGAGCGACTGCTTCCACGGGGTGTCGTCGACCTTCAGCTTCCAGCCGTTCTTGGCCAGCCAGCCGAGGTGGGTCTCCAACACCTGTCCGACGTTCATCCGGCTCGGCACGCCGAGCGGGTTCAGCACGATGTCGACCGGGGTGCCGTCCTCCAGGAACGGCATGTCCTCCAGCGGCAGGATCTTGGAGATGACGCCCTTGTTGCCGTGGCGCCCGGCGAGCTTGTCGCCGTCCTGGATCTTGCGCTTCTGGGCGACGTACACCCGGACCAGCTCGTTCACGCCCGGGGACAGCTCGTCGCCGTCCTCCCGGCTGAACGTGCGGACCCCGATCACCGTGCCGGACTCGCCGTGCGGCACCTTCAGCGAGGTGTCCCGGACCTCCCGGGCCTTCTCACCGAAGATCGCGCGCAGCAGCCGCTCCTCCGGGGTCAGCTCGGTCTCGCCCTTCGGGGTGACCTTGCCGACCAGGATGTCGCCGTCCCGGACCTCGGCACCGATGCGGATGATGCCCCGCTCGTCGAGGTCGGCCAGCATCTCCTCGGAGACGTTCGGGATGTCCCGGGTGATCTCCTCCGGACCCAGCTTGGTGTCGCGGGCGTCGACCTCGTGCTCCTCGATGTGAATCGAGGAGAGCACGTCCTCCTGCACGATGCGCTGCGAGAGGATGATCGCGTCCTCGTAGTTGTAGCCCTCCCACGGCATGAACGCGACCAGCAGGTTCTTGCCGAGCGCCATCTCACCTTCGTCGGTGCACGGCCCGTCGGCGATCACCTGGCCCGCCTCGACCCGCTGCCCCTCGTTCACCACCGGGCTCTGGTTGATGCAGGTACCGGCGTTGGAGCGGCGGAACTTGTGCAGCAGGTAGGTGCGGCGGTGGCCGTCGTCCTGGTGCACCGTCACGTAGTCGGCGCACAGGTCCTCGACGACACCGGGCTCCTCGGCGACGACGACGTCACCGGCGTCGACCGCGGCGCGGTACTCCATTCCGGTGCCGACGAACGGCGACTCCGCCTTGATCAGCGGCACCGCCTGGCGCTGCATGTTCGCACCCATCAGGGCGCGGTTCGCGTCGTCGTGCTCCAGGAACGGGATCATCGCGGTGGCGACGGAGACCATCTGCCGCGGCGAGACGTCGATGTAGTCGACGACACCCGGCGCGACGGCCTCGAACTCGCCGCCCTTACGGCGGACCAGCACGGTGCTCTCGGTGAACGAACCGTCCTCCGCCAGCGGCGCGTTGGCCTGCGCGATGACGTACCTGTCCTCCTCGTCGGCGGTCAGGTACTGCACGTCGTCGGAGACCTTGCCGTCGGTCACCTTCCGGTACGGCGTCTCGATGAAACCGAACGCGTTGACCCGCGCGAACGCGGACAGCGCGCCGATCAGGCCGATGTTCGGGCCTTCCGGCGTCTCGATCGGGCACATCCGGCCGTAGTGCGACGGGTGGACGTCACGGACCTCCATGCCCGCCCGGTCCCGGGAC from the Actinocatenispora thailandica genome contains:
- a CDS encoding DNA-directed RNA polymerase subunit beta', translating into MLDVNFFDELRIGLASADDIRQWSHGEVKKPETINYRTLKPEKDGLFCEKIFGPTRDWECYCGKYKRVRFKGIICERCGVEVTRAKVRRERMGHIELAASVTHIWYFKGVPSRLGYLLDIAPKDLEKIIYFAAYVVTQVDAEARHRDLPTIESEIGAEKRQLENRRDADVDARAKKLETDLAELEAEGAKSDVRRKVKESGEREMRQIRDRAQREIDRLDEVMETFRKLEPKQLVPDELLYRELRDRFGEYFEGGMGAEAIKALLENLNLDAESENLRETIRSGKGQRKIRALKRLKVVAAFQTTRNSPLGMVLDCVPVIPPDLRPMVQLDGGRFATSDLNDLYRRVINRNNRLKRLIDLGAPEIIVNNEKRMLQEAVDALFDNGRRGRPVTGPGNRPLKSLSDMLKGKQGRFRQNLLGKRVDYSGRSVIVVGPRLKLHQCGLPRYMALELFKPFVMKRLVDLNHAQNIKSAKRMVERGRTAVWDVLEEVISEHPVLLNRAPTLHRLGIQAFEPQLIEGKAIQLHPLVCAAFNADFDGDQMAVHVPLSTEAQAEARILMLSSNNILKPSDGKPVTMPSHEMIIGLYHLTHRNEGGKGEGRVFGSPAEAQMAFDAGELDLQAPVRIRLTGVTSVSNGAGAEPWQAPEGWQPGDRVLLDTTLGRVLFNEALPEDYSFVNYEVRKGQLSAIINDLAERAPKVLLAATLDALKEAGYHWATWSGLTIGIADVVDPPHKKAILERYESDAAQVDKQYQRGLMTAEERRGELIEIWTKATNEVTKDMEDALPQANALWKMINSGARGNMLQLRQIAAIRGLVANPKGEIIPRPIKSSYREGLSVLEYFIATHGARKGLADTALRTADSGYLTRRLVDVSQDVIIREDDCGTERAVPMTVATEIDGKLVKDEYVETSVFARSLAEDVHDTDGNLIATRNTDVGGPLVDKLVAGGVKSVRVRSVLTCESRLGVCAQCYGRSLPTGQLVDIGEAVGIIAAQSIGEPGTQLTMRTFHTGGVAGDDITQGLPRVTEIFEARVPKGKAPIAEKAGRVRIEEGEKSRKIIIVPDDGSDEVVYDKIPRRTRLRKQDGEHAAVAEKLTEGTVDPHELLRITNRRNVQLHTVQEVQQVYRSQGVHIHDKHIEIIVRQMLRRYIVIESGDTEFLPGSPVEAATFDAEVRRLVAEGGRPASARPVLMGITKASLATESWLSAASFQETTRVLTEAAIEARSDSLIGLKENVIIGKLIPAGTGISKYRNIRVEPTEEAKAQVYSMTGYGDTDYGFGPASGQAVPLDDYDLGGFGR
- a CDS encoding DNA-directed RNA polymerase subunit beta, yielding MAASRPAKTLTTSAYAPRRVSFGRITEHLEVPNLLAIQTESFDWLVGNEAWRARSADDSAARSGLAEILEEISPIEDFSGTMSLSFSNPRFDEVKASIEECKEKDLTYCAPLFVTAEFINHTTGEIKSQTVFMGDFPMMTSKGTFIVNGTERVVVSQLVRSPGVYFDKQPDKTSDRDVSSVKVIPSRGAWLEFDIDKRDTAGVRIDRKRRQAVTVLLKAIGWTNEQIRERFSWSEIMLATLEKDHIGSQDEALLDIYRKLRPGEPPTRENAQTLLDNLFFNPKRYDLAKVGRYKVNKKLELDAPVTTGVLTEDDVVSTIEYLCRLHTGEDGYDADDIDHFGNRRLRTVGELIQNQVRVGLSRMERVVRERMTTQDVEAITPQTLINIRPVVAAIKEFFGTSQLSQFMDQANPLTGLTHRRRLSALGPGGLSRDRAGMEVRDVHPSHYGRMCPIETPEGPNIGLIGALSAFARVNAFGFIETPYRKVTDGKVSDDVQYLTADEEDRYVIAQANAPLAEDGSFTESTVLVRRKGGEFEAVAPGVVDYIDVSPRQMVSVATAMIPFLEHDDANRALMGANMQRQAVPLIKAESPFVGTGMEYRAAVDAGDVVVAEEPGVVEDLCADYVTVHQDDGHRRTYLLHKFRRSNAGTCINQSPVVNEGQRVEAGQVIADGPCTDEGEMALGKNLLVAFMPWEGYNYEDAIILSQRIVQEDVLSSIHIEEHEVDARDTKLGPEEITRDIPNVSEEMLADLDERGIIRIGAEVRDGDILVGKVTPKGETELTPEERLLRAIFGEKAREVRDTSLKVPHGESGTVIGVRTFSREDGDELSPGVNELVRVYVAQKRKIQDGDKLAGRHGNKGVISKILPLEDMPFLEDGTPVDIVLNPLGVPSRMNVGQVLETHLGWLAKNGWKLKVDDTPWKQSLASIGADSSEPDTNLATPVFDGAHEEEIAGMLEASLPNRDGTQLIGRTGKAKLFDGRSGEPFPSPIAVGYMYIIKLNHLVDDKIHARSTGPYSMITQQPLGGKAQFGGQRFGEMECWAMQAYGAAYALQELLTIKSDDVVGRVKVYEAIVKGENIPEPGIPESFKVLLKELQSLCLNVEVLSSDGSTLEMKDSDDEVFRAAEELGIDLSRHEPSSVEEV
- a CDS encoding DUF4190 domain-containing protein is translated as MPSAEPESPVSAPPPRHSGADEPATSPGGYGAGATSGAGSYAQPGPAAPGDYAPDTQTSAPAGYGQPSAPAYGQPSAPGYGRPPGPPQYGQPQPPGYPPAGGYGAPPPAAGYGAPQPAGYGAPPQPGLPPGGYAVPPPTPQYGVMLPASKPPNSGLAIGAMVAGIAGCAISITGLCSWILSVPAILAGGAGLVLGIIARKNLTSTSGRTEQTGSGMAMAGIVCGAIGAGLGLIGVIIWVILIIASFS
- the fusA gene encoding elongation factor G — protein: MAKADAALAQLRNIGIMAHIDAGKTTTTERILFYTGITYKIGEVHEGAAVMDWMEQEQERGITITSAATKCEWKDHTIQIIDTPGHVDFTVEVERSLRVLDGSIAVYDGVAGVEPQTENVWRQADKYHVPRMCFVNKLDRTGADFFRCVDMMVDRLNATPLVLQIPIGNEADFIGVVDLIRMKALTWRGETQKGEDYAVEDIPADLQAKAEEYREKLLETLADVDDSVMEKYLEGEELSEAEIKAGIRRATIGNKANPVVCGTAFKNKGVQPMLDAVIDYLPSPLDVPAIQGVATDGETPVERHSDVNEPFAALAFKIQTDKHLGKLTYVRIYSGSVEVGSQVVNSTKDNRKERIGKIYQMHSNKREERPSARAGDIVAVQGLKQTTTGDTLCDPAKPVILESMTFPEPVIDVAIEPKSKADQEKLTVAIQRLAEEDPTFRVHTDEESGQTVIGGMGELHLDVLVDRMRREFNVEANIGKPQVAYRETIKNKVENVTYLHKKQTGGSGQFAKVVVNLEPLPLDPDSPTYEFDNKVTGGRVPKEYIPSVDAGAQDAMQYGVLAGYPLVGVKLTLVDGQYHEVDSSEMAFKIAGSMVLKEAARRANAVLLEPMMAVEVTTPEENMGDVIGDLNSRRGTIQAMEERGGARVVRAAVPLSEMFGYVNDLRSKTQGRASYSMQFDSYAEVPSNVAKEIIAKATGE
- the rpsL gene encoding 30S ribosomal protein S12, which gives rise to MPTIQQLVRKGRQAKTSKTKTPALNGSPQRRGVCTRVFTTTPKKPNSALRKVARVKLSSGIEVTAYIPGVGHNLQEHSIVLVRGGRVKDLPGVRYKIIRGSLDTQGVRNRKQARSRYGAKREKS
- the rpsG gene encoding 30S ribosomal protein S7, with the protein product MPRKGPAPRRPLTPDPVYSSVLVTQLVNKLLISGKRQLAERLVYGALEGAREKSGTDPVVTLKRALDNVKPSLEVRSRRVGGATYQVPVEVRPQRATTLGLRWLIQYSRARREKTMTERLMNELLDASNGLGAAVKRREDTHKMAESNRAFAHYRW